The Lycium barbarum isolate Lr01 chromosome 12, ASM1917538v2, whole genome shotgun sequence genome includes a region encoding these proteins:
- the LOC132623673 gene encoding L-ascorbate peroxidase 3-like, with protein MAAPQVDNEYWDEIAKARVELQNLISKENYSAWDLLRLAYASQFSIANFHHAYAGTSTSTDAKPKTQSANNNIKTAIAIIKDNHRTITYPDLYQLAGVVALEMLGGPKIEFVPGRKDSPISPDERYLPDGSQDLRDVFHKVGISDNRHIVALSGGLKMARRAGPRTDKTFKFDNSYFKELVEKKDSSQLPTDKALVKDPDFSGLVDLYAEKNEDFLKDYEEAHKKLSDLGLPHSSFLRSTLQKSKSALNNMQVSQRPVGVGVVVAAAVVILSVFYLINKRRTNKYSSQ; from the exons ATGGCAGCACCACAAGTTGATAATGAGTACTGGGATGAGATAGCAAAAGCACGGGTTGAGCTTCAGAATCTTATATCCAAGGAGAATTACAGTGCTTGGGATCTGCTTCGTTTAGCGTATGCATCCCAATTCTCAATTGCCAATTTTCATCATGCTTATGCAGGAACTAGCACTTCTACTGATGCTAAACCAAAGACTCAATCTGCCAATAATAATATCAAAACTGCAATTG CAATTATCAAGGACAACCATCGCACAATAACGTATCCTGACCTCTATCAG CTTGCTGGGGTTGTTGCTCTTGAGATGCTTGGTGGTCCAAAAATCGAGTTTGTCCCTGGTAGAAAG GATTCACCAATTTCACCAGATGAAAGGTACCTTCCTGATGGCAGTCAAG ATTTAAGAGATGTCTTTCACAAAGTGGGAATCTCTGACAACAGACATATAGTAGCATTATCTGGAGGCCTCAAAATG GCCAGAAGAGCAGGTCCTCGCACTGACAAGACTTTCAAATTTGACAACTCATACTTTAA GGAGCTTGTGGAAAAGAAGGATTCGAGTCAACTTCCCACTGATAAAGCTCTGGTTAAGGATCCAGACTTCAGCGGCCTTGTGGACCTTTATGCAGAG AAAAATGAGGATTTCTTAAAGGACTACGAAGAGGCACACAAGAAGCTCTCTGACCTTGGATTACCACATTCATCATTTTTGAGATCAACATTGCAAAAAAGCAAGTCAGCTCTGAATAACATGCAGGTGTCACAGAGGCctgttggagttggagttgttgTTGCAGCTGCTGTTGTGATATTGAGTGTCTTCTATCTAATCAACAAGAGGAGAACTAACAAGTATTCGTCACAGTAG
- the LOC132623672 gene encoding protein POLLENLESS 3-LIKE 2-like, with product MLQDMWNAPPGFRPTKSAPSSPAKPLGVSRTRSESFHVAHKVPIGDSPYVRAKNVQLVEKDPERAIPLFWAAINAGDRVDSALKDMAIVMKQQNRAEEAIEAVKSLRSRCSDQAQEALDNILLDLYKRCGRLDDQIVLLRHKLFLIQQGLAFNGKRTKTARSQGKKFQVSVEQEATRLLGNLGWALMQQNNYIEAEDAYRRALVIAPDNNKMCNLGICLMKQGRVGEAKETLRRVKPAVVDGPRGVDSHLKAYERAQQMLRDLESEMMNKSDDRIEQSKLFDAFLGSSAIWQPQPCKEHNSTSTLSNSTKSCRQPQDEFANENINSTNIITDKTGPSLQKSTLKPNISYGNLLNIDAPPFYSSKIIKEPANAPFPESLKRTRSGNASHLMRTIAEPENKMRKQSISPEKSDDRWAGLLPDSKDFEDAIIAAALGSTQERFKLEGSKDTGIVPRKVDKRLRVFQDITLSMIPRA from the exons ATGTTGCAAGATATGTGGAATGCACCCCCTGGTTTCAGACCCACCAAATCGGCGCCATCTTCTCCGGCCAAACCCCTTGGTGTCTCAAGAACTCGTTCCGAATCCTTTCACGTTGCCCACAAAGTTCCCATCGGGGACAGCCCTTATGTCCGAGCGAAAAATGTTCAA TTGGTCGAAAAGGATCCGGAAAGGGCAATTCCATTGTTTTGGGCAGCAATAAATGCAGGAGACAGAGTGGATAGTGCTCTTAAAGATATGGCAATTGTAATGAAGCAACAAAATAGGGCTGAAGAAGCCATTGAAGCTGTTAAATCTTTGAGAAGTAGGTGTTCAGATCAAGCACAGGAAGCTCTTGACAATATCCTGTTAGACCTATATAAG AGATGTGGAAGATTGGATGACCAAATAGTCCTCTTGAGGCACAAATTGTTTTTGATACAACAAGGTTTGGCCTTTAATGGGAAGCGCACGAAAACGGCCAGATCCCAGGGGAAGAAGTTTCAGGTTTCTGTGGAGCAAGAAGCAACTAGATTATTG GGGAATTTAGGGTGGGCACTGATGCAACAAAATAACTACATTGAAGCAGAGGATGCTTATCGTAGGGCACTAGTGATTGCACCAGACAACAACAAGATGTGCAATTTGGGTATTTGCTTGATGAAACAAGGGAGAGTTGGCGAGGCGAAAGAGACACTTCGGAGAGTTAAACCAGCAGTGGTAGACGGGCCCAGAGGTGTAGATTCGCATCTCAAGGCCTACGAGAGAGCACAACAAATGCTCCGAGACCTCGAGTCTGAAATGATGAATAAAAGTGATGATAGAATTGAACAAAGTAAGCTGTTTGATGCCTTCTTGGGCTCTTCTGCTATCTGGCAGCCTCAGCCTTGCAAGGAACATAATAGTACTAGCACTTTGAGTAATAGTACCAAGTCATGCCGCCAGCCTCAAGATGAATTTGCTAATGAGAACATCAATTCTACTAACATCATCACTGACAAGACAGGTCCTTCTCTGCAAAAGAGTACGCTGAAGCCAAATATTTCATATGGGAACCTACTCAATATCGACGCTCCCCCATTTTATTCATCCAAGATTATTAAGGAACCAGCAAATGCCCCTTTTCCAGAAAGTCTTAAGAGAACAAGATCTGGAAATGCATCTCACTTAATGAGAACAATTGCTGAACCAGAGAATAAGATGAGAAAGCAGTCGATTTCACCAGAGAAATCAGACGATAGATGGGCAGGTTTGCTGCCAGATAGCAAGGATTTTGAAGATGCTATAATTGCTGCTGCTCTGGGCTCAACTCAGGAACGATTCAAGTTGGAAGGAAGTAAAGATACTGGAATCGTTCCGAGGAAAGTTGACAAAAGATTGAGGGTTTTTCAAGACATTACCTTGTCTATGATTCCACGAGCCTGA
- the LOC132623585 gene encoding uncharacterized protein LOC132623585 translates to MKDDYEVEEKKQAAADVLFQYSNFVMACIGNQVRPCDLRLHLMKEVSGLPTSLKREPRPTSFPDVMGEFSSSGTSRLDKADRFRGP, encoded by the exons ATGAAGGACGATTACGAG GTTGAAGAAAAGAAGCAAGCTGCTGCTGATGTGTTGTTTCAATATTCAAATTTTGTTATGGCATGTATTGGTAATCAAGTTCGACCTTGCGACTTGAGACTGCATTTGATGAAG gaAGTTTCAGGATTGCCAACTTCTTTAAAGCGGGAACCCCGTCCAACATCTTTTCCTGATGTAATGGGAGAATTCTCAAGCTCAGGTACCTCAAGACTGGATAAAGCAGACAGATTTCGAGGTCCTTAG